The nucleotide window TCGGCACTAAAATTTTTCCTGAAGTGATGACCCAAATTTCTTTAGGAATGGGACATCAGATGTCTATGTCCCAGATGGCAATAGCACCGACTCCCTTTTTATTAAGTTTAAAATTGGCGATTTCTGTTTTAGTTATTGCTTGTCCCTGTGCCCTTGGATTAGCCACTCCTACCGCTATTTTAGTCGGAACGGGGATCGGCGCAGAACGAGGATTATTAATCAAAGGGGGTGATATCCTTGAAAAAGTTCACCAATTGGATACCATTGTCTTTGATAAAACCGGGACTTTAACCGTTGGTCATCCCCAAGTTACCGATTGTATTTCTGTTAGCGATCTTACTTCAACAGAGCTTTTACAACTCGCGGCTACTGTAGAAAGTGGGACAACTCACCCGTTAGGAACAGCAATTATTGAAGCCGCCCAAAAAGAAGAATTACCCTTCATCAAAGCCGAACAATTTTATACAAAAGCCGGCTTAGGAATATCGGCCATTGTAGAAGGAAAGTCCGTTTTATTGGGAAATCAACAATGGTTAGAAGAAAACCAAATTAACCTATCTGAGTTGATTAAAACTCAAGCCCAATCTTTACTCAATGCCGGAAAAACAGTGGTTTATGTGGCAAAAGAGGGAAATCTAGCCGGACTCATTGCCCTACAAGATCCCCTGAGAACAGATGCACAAGATACCGTCAAACAACTCCAACAACTGGGACTTCAAGTTATCCTGGTGACAGGAGATCAACCAGAACCCGCTCAGGCGATCGCCTCTCAAGTCGGTATTACCCAAGTTTTTGCCCAAATTCCTCCCCAGGAAAAAGCCAATATTATTAAATCTCTTCAAGTGGGCAAAGGAGAGCAAAAACCCCAAATTGTTGCTATGGTAGGAGATGGAATTAATGACGCTCCCGCATTGGCTCAAGCAGATATTGGCATAGCCTTGCACGGAGGGACACAAGTGGCGGTAGAAACAGCAGCCATTGTCTTAATGAGAGAACAGTTAAAGGATGTAGTTCACTCTATTCAACTAAGTTTAGCCACCTTTAATAAAATCCGTCAAAATCTGTTTTGGGCTTTAGGATATAATGTTATAGCGATACCTATTGCAGCAGGAATCTTACTCCCTAACTTCGGATTTGTTCTCAGTCCCGCTTTAGCTGCGGCTTTAATGGCTTCTAGTTCTATTCTCGTTGTGACAAATTCTGTGTTGTTACATCGTCAATTTTCTCGCTCTATCTAAGATATGCTTCAAAATTGTCCACCTGAAAGAATGACCGATCAAGCTGTTCAACCGGAAAAAGAGCATTGTCTAATTATTCAAGATGACAAAGGACGACGAGTAGTCCGTTTAAGTCAACCGGTTTATTCTTTGGGGAGGTTTCATGATTGTGATATTCGTCTTCGTTCCCAATTTGTCTCCCGGCATCATGCGACTTTGATTTGCTGTTTTACAGAAGAGGGGGAAAGTTTTTATCGGATTATTGATGGGGATGCTAAAGGGAAAATTAGTTCTAATGGATTGAGAATAAACGGACGCAAGGTATTATCCTATGATCTTAAACACGGCGATAAAATTGTCTTTGGCCCTCAAGTCATTGCCGTGTATGAATATCGTCAACGAGATCAATTTCCTACTCAACCGAACAATGATCCCTTTGATATCACCCTCATTGATCCAGCTATGATGATGAGTGATGACGATGAACCCACTCAA belongs to Gloeothece citriformis PCC 7424 and includes:
- a CDS encoding FHA domain-containing protein, with the protein product MTDQAVQPEKEHCLIIQDDKGRRVVRLSQPVYSLGRFHDCDIRLRSQFVSRHHATLICCFTEEGESFYRIIDGDAKGKISSNGLRINGRKVLSYDLKHGDKIVFGPQVIAVYEYRQRDQFPTQPNNDPFDITLIDPAMMMSDDDEPTQL
- a CDS encoding heavy metal translocating P-type ATPase: MVQVSPKSETTTTQPELATAFLDVKGMKCAGCVKAVERQLTNNPGVVSACVNLITEVAVIKYTPAEIEPETIAAKLTAVGFPSEPRSRESQKIGGAYHSVTQRHAEEKQQQIKGLTVAAILLLFSTIGHIHHLGGPSIPILSNIWFHWGLATLALLIPGRPIFIDGWRGLRHGMPNMNTLVSLGTGSAYLTSFIALVFPQLGWECFFDEPVMLLGFILLGRTLEARARGRASAALEALVALQPPVARLIGDPNSFESSGIEIPVEQVQVGEWLRVLPGEKIPVDGEVVAGQTTVDESMVTGESIPVAKLPGDGLIGGTLNLSGAIALKVTQVGEDTTLAKIITSVEEAQTRKAPVQQLADTVAGYFAYGVIIIALLTFGFWEFIGTKIFPEVMTQISLGMGHQMSMSQMAIAPTPFLLSLKLAISVLVIACPCALGLATPTAILVGTGIGAERGLLIKGGDILEKVHQLDTIVFDKTGTLTVGHPQVTDCISVSDLTSTELLQLAATVESGTTHPLGTAIIEAAQKEELPFIKAEQFYTKAGLGISAIVEGKSVLLGNQQWLEENQINLSELIKTQAQSLLNAGKTVVYVAKEGNLAGLIALQDPLRTDAQDTVKQLQQLGLQVILVTGDQPEPAQAIASQVGITQVFAQIPPQEKANIIKSLQVGKGEQKPQIVAMVGDGINDAPALAQADIGIALHGGTQVAVETAAIVLMREQLKDVVHSIQLSLATFNKIRQNLFWALGYNVIAIPIAAGILLPNFGFVLSPALAAALMASSSILVVTNSVLLHRQFSRSI